The Vibrio tarriae genome includes the window CTGAAAAAGTAAGCAAAAAGTAATAAATTTGTTGTTTAAAAGAGTCAATAGACTTATTTTTAGCCTTATTACCCGATGTACATGTCTTAAACGCAAACATAAGGATGTTGTATGCGCCAAATTTCAGTTCAGTGGAAAATCACACTACTTGCGGGGCTTTGTCTGGTTTTTACTTCTCTCGCTTTAATCGGTTTTTCAATCTACAACGCGCGTGCGAGCCAACAAACTGCCAAGCAACAAAGTGCTGAGTCCGTGATTGATAAATCGCAGCAACTGTTGCAAACCGGTGCGTTATTGAACGCAACAGAGATTTCAGAGTACCTCAGTGAAGCCATATATCGTGCGGAAATGTTGGCAGCCAGTGCCCTGTTTTTGAAAAATAATTCAGAAGAGAACTTCGGTGAAAGTGAGGTGCTACGCACGTCACTCGATGAAATGGTGCGAAAATCCGTACTTGGCTTTGACACTATAGAAGGCGCTTATCTGGTATTTCGTCCCAATATGCTCGACAGTGAAGATTCCAATTATGTTAATGCAGATTATGTTGGCTCAAACGATATTGGCCAGTTTGCCGCCTACTGGACCAAGGCGGCGAATGGGCAAAACGTGATTTCCCGCGTATTAACTCAAGCGCAACTCACAGAAGAATCGAATAAGGAGCGTTTTGTCTGCCCGATTGAGCAAGCCTCGCCCTGTATTACATCGCCGCGCATAGTGGAGTTTGAAACGGGACGCTATCTGGCCACGTCGCTGTCTGTGCCGATTTTGATTGATGGTGTCGCCATCGGCTTTTATGGCATTGATCTGACGCTCGCGCCTTTGATTGACATCACTCAAAATTCCGATAACAACTTGTTTGACGGACAAGGGAAAGTATCGATTGTTAGTGTAAATAATGCCTTAGTAGCGAGTGATTCCCCTCAGTTAACCCTTGGCGAAACGTTTCAAAGCGAGAATATCAACCGATCAACTCTGAGTTCATTATTGCAGACGGGTCAAGTCAACACTCAATGGAGTGAAGATGGTCAATGGCTGGTGGTTTTTTGCCCCAATCAAAGTCGCGAATCAAAACTGGGGTGTCATTTTTGAAATGCCACGTCAAAGTGTCATGCAAGATGCCGAACAACTGGACATTTTACTTACAGAACAACTTGAGCGCGGCATTCGTAGTGAATTGATGGTGGGTACGCTTATGGTTGTCGTGGGGCTATTGGTGGTCGCTCTTATGGCGATGCGTTTGGTGAGACCAATTCGAGCGGTTGCTGAACGATTACAAGATATTTCCTCTGGTGAAGGGGATTTAACTCAGCGTTTGCAGGTGAATTCTGCCGATGAAATCGGCCAACTGGCACAGGGCTTTAACCTTTTTATGGATAAGTTACAGCCGATCATCCGCCGAGTTGTGGATAATACGGGACAAGTCGTGAGTACCACCGAGCAGGTCAAAAGTACGGTTGAATCAACGCGCCGTAGCAGCGAAGCGCAATTTAAAGAAGTCGACAGTGTGGCAACCGCCGCAGAGGAGATGACTCAAACCTCAGCACATGTTGTCGAGAATGCTCAGCGTGCGGTGAATGCGGCGAGCGATGCTCAGCGAGCTGCCCAAACAGGGGATGAAGTGATCCGCCATTCACAGATGCAGATGAACCAGTTGGTGGACAGAATGAATCTTGCCGTTCCTGTCGTGGAAGAGTTAGCACGCAACAACACTGGGATTATTGAAATCTTAAGTGTGATTGAAGGCATTTCAGAGCAAACCAATTTGCTTGCATTAAATGCGGCGATTGAAGCGGCTCGAGCTGGAGAGCAAGGCCGCGGCTTTGCTGTTGTTGCCGATGAAGTGCGCAGCCTTGCTAGTCGCACTCAAGCTTCTGTCGGTGAAATTCGGTCCGTTATCAACAAAGTTGAATTGGGTACGCAAGATGTCGTGAAAGCTATTCAAGGCAGCAATGAAACCGCACAAGCTACGGCTGAGCAAGTCGCGGATGCAGTTACTCAGCTCAACCGAGTGTTTTCGGCGATTCATGCCATCAACGAGATGAGTCATCAAATCGTGCAAGCCGCGCAAGATCAGCAGACGGTATCGGCTCAAGTGACTCAAAGCGTGGTCAATATTCGCGATTTAAGTGCACAAATTCTTTCAGAAACGGAAGCATCCGAAAAAGTGGGAGAGCAAATTGCGCGGCTGTCGTTTGAACAACAAACTCTAGTCGGGCAGTTTAAAGTGAACTGAGACCAAGCGTTGTCAGACGAGAGTTACTCGTCTGACAGGGGGGCGATGGTTTGTGGTTGAATGCTGGGTGATACTGCAGCGTCTGACAGTTTTTGTTCAAAATCGCGTTTGACGATCTCAAGCGCAGCAAGCGCGATCTGGGGTTCAATCGCATGAGACTCTAATAAATAGATAAGATCGACCGCGAGTTTGATCTCATCAGAAGCTTCATTCAGTGGAATCGATGGAGTCGACATTTACGCTTTTCTCTCTTGAGTGGTAATTCGTTTCTCAATTTTTATTTTTGCCTCACGGCAGCGGTTGAGTCGCTGCTCGGATTGCAACAGGGCTTGCTGAGCCGCCACTTTTTCTGTTACCGAGGCTTGCTCAAGCAACAGGGCTTTATCACGCACCAAATCCATCAAACGTCGTTCCCAATCTTGATGTTGAGCCAGCTCCTGATAAAGCTCATTAATGGGTTTTTTAAAATAAGCGTGCGGT containing:
- the rsmS gene encoding pleiotropic regulatory protein RsmS, with the translated sequence MSTPSIPLNEASDEIKLAVDLIYLLESHAIEPQIALAALEIVKRDFEQKLSDAAVSPSIQPQTIAPLSDE